The Camelus bactrianus isolate YW-2024 breed Bactrian camel chromosome 12, ASM4877302v1, whole genome shotgun sequence genome includes a window with the following:
- the NFE2 gene encoding transcription factor NF-E2 45 kDa subunit: MPPCPPQQSRNRGTQLPTPELGEMELTWQEIMSITELQGLNAPSEPSFEPPAPVPYPGPLPPPTYCPCSIHPDAGFPLPPPPYELPAPTAHVPDPPYSYGNMTVPVSKPLALSGLLSDPLPDPLALLDIGLSAGPSKPQEDPESDSGLSLNYSDAESLELEGTEAGRRRSEYVEMYPVEYPYSLMPNSLAHPNYALPPAETPLALEPSSGPVRAKPTARGEAGSRDERRALAMKIPFPTDKIVNLPVDDFNELLARYPLTESQLALVRDIRRRGKNKVAAQNCRKRKLETIVQLERELERLGSERERLLRARGEADRTLEVMRQQLTELYRDIFQHLRDEAGNGYSPEEYALQQAADGAIFLVPRGTKMEATD; this comes from the exons AGCAGGAACAGGGGGACACAGCTGCCCACTCCGGAGCTGGGTGAGATGGAACTGACTTGGCAAGAGATCATGTCCATCACTGAGCTGCAG GGCCTAAATGCTCCAAGTGAGCCATCGTTcgagcccccagccccagtcccatACCCTGGGCCCCTGCCTCCTCCAACTTACTGCCCCTGCTCAATCCACCCGGATGCCggcttccccctgcccccaccaccttATGAGCTCCCAGCACCTACAGCTCATGTCCCAGACCCCCCATACTCTTATGGCAACATGACTGTACCAGTCTCCAAGCCACTGGCCCTCTCGGGCCTGCTCAGTGACCCCCTCCCAGACCCCTTGGCCCTCCTGGACATTGGGTTGTCAGCAGGGCCATCCAAGCCCCAAGAAGACCCAGAATCTGACTCAGGATTATCCCTCAACTATAGTGATGCCGAATCTCTTGAGCTGGAAGGGACGGAGGCTGGTCGGCGTCGCAGCGAGTATGTAGAGATGTACCCAGTGGAGTACCCCTACTCACTAATGCCCAACTCCTTGGCCCACCCCAACTATGCCTTGCCACCTGCTGAGACCCCCTTAGCCTTAGAGCCCTCCTCAGGCCCTGTGCGGGCCAAGCCCACTGCAcggggggaggcggggagccgGGATGAGCGCCGGGCCCTGGCCATGAAGATCCCCTTCCCCACCGACAAGATTGTCAACTTGCCGGTAGATGACTTCAATGAGCTGCTGGCGCGGTATCCGCTGACGGAGAGCCAGCTGGCACTAGTCCGGGACATCCGAAGGCGGGGCAAGAACAAGGTAGCCGCCCAGAACTGTCGCAAGAGAAAGCTGGAGACCATCGTGCAGCTGGAGCGGGAACTGGAGAGGCTGGGCAGCGAGCGGGAGCGGCTTCTGCGGGCCCGAGGGGAGGCCGACCGGACCCTGGAGGTCATGCGCCAACAGCTGACGGAGCTGTACCGTGACATTTTCCAGCACCTGCGGGATGAAGCAGGCAACGGCTACTCCCCTGAAGAGTATGCACTGCAACAGGCTGCTGATGGGGCCATTTTCCTGGTGCCCCGGGGGACCAAGATGGAGGCCACAGACTAA
- the HNRNPA1 gene encoding heterogeneous nuclear ribonucleoprotein A1 isoform X2 — protein sequence MSKSESPKEPEQLRKLFIGGLSFETTDESLRSHFEQWGTLTDCVVMRDPNTKRSRGFGFVTYATVEEVDAAMNARPHKVDGRVVEPKRAVSREDSQRPGAHLTVKKIFVGGIKEDTEEHHLRDYFEQYGKIEVIEIMTDRGSGKKRGFAFVTFDDHDSVDKIVIQKYHTVNGHNCEVRKALSKQEMASASSSQRGRSGSGNFGGGRGGGFGGNDNFGRGGNFSGRGGFGGSRGGGGYGGSGDGYNGFGNDGSNFGGGGSYNDFGSYNNQSSNFGPMKGGNFGGRSSGPYGGGGQYFAKPRNQGGYGGSSSSSSYGSGRRF from the exons ATGTCGAAGTCAGAG TCTCCCAAAGAGCCCGAACAGCTGCGGAAGCTCTTCATCGGAGGTTTGAGCTTTGAAACAACCGATGAGAGTCTGAGGAGCCACTTTGAGCAATGGGGAACGCTCACAGATTGTGTG GTAATGAGGGATCCAAACACCAAGCGCTCCAGAGGCTTTGGGTTTGTCACATATGCCACTGTGGAGGAGGTGGATGCAGCCATGAATGCAAGGCCACACAAGGTGGATGGAAGAGTTGTGGAACCAAAGAGGGCCGTCTCAAGAGAA GATTCTCAAAGACCTGGTGCCCACTTAACTGTGAAAAAGATTTTTGTTGGTGGCATTAAAGAAGACACGGAGGAACATCACCTAAGAGATTATTTTGAACAGTAtgggaaaattgaagtgattgaaATCATGACTGACCGGGGCAGTGGCAAGAAGAGAGGCTTTGCTTTTGTAACCTTTGACGACCATGACTCCGTAGACAAGATTGTCA ttCAGAAGTACCATACTGTGAATGGCCACAACTGTGAAGTAAGGAAAGCTCTATCTAAGCAAGAGATGGCTAGTGCTTCATCCAGCCAAAGAG GTCGAAGTGGTTCTGGAAACTTCGGTGGTGGTCGTGGAGGTGGTTTTGGTGGGAATGACAATTTTGGTCGCGGAGGAAACTTTAGTGGTCGAG gtGGTTTTGGTGGCAGTCGTGGTGGTGGTGGATATGGTGGCAGTGGGGATGGCTACAATGGATTTGGTAATGATG GAAGCAATTTTGGAGGTGGTGGAAGCTACAATGATTTTGGCAGTTACAACAATCAATCTTCAAATTTTGGACCCATGAAAGGAGGAAACTTCGGAGGCAGAAGTTCTGGCCCCTATGGTGGTGGTGGCCAATATTTTGCCAAACCACGAAACCAAG gtGGCTATGGCGGttccagcagcagcagtagctATGGCAGTGGCAGAAGATTTTAA
- the HNRNPA1 gene encoding heterogeneous nuclear ribonucleoprotein A1 isoform X1, which yields MSKSESPKEPEQLRKLFIGGLSFETTDESLRSHFEQWGTLTDCVVMRDPNTKRSRGFGFVTYATVEEVDAAMNARPHKVDGRVVEPKRAVSREDSQRPGAHLTVKKIFVGGIKEDTEEHHLRDYFEQYGKIEVIEIMTDRGSGKKRGFAFVTFDDHDSVDKIVIQKYHTVNGHNCEVRKALSKQEMASASSSQRGRSGSGNFGGGRGGGFGGNDNFGRGGNFSGRGGFGGSRGGGGYGGSGDGYNGFGNDGGYGGGGPGYSGGSRGYGSGGQGYGNQGSGYGGSGSYDSYNNGGGGGGFGGGSGSNFGGGGSYNDFGSYNNQSSNFGPMKGGNFGGRSSGPYGGGGQYFAKPRNQGGYGGSSSSSSYGSGRRF from the exons ATGTCGAAGTCAGAG TCTCCCAAAGAGCCCGAACAGCTGCGGAAGCTCTTCATCGGAGGTTTGAGCTTTGAAACAACCGATGAGAGTCTGAGGAGCCACTTTGAGCAATGGGGAACGCTCACAGATTGTGTG GTAATGAGGGATCCAAACACCAAGCGCTCCAGAGGCTTTGGGTTTGTCACATATGCCACTGTGGAGGAGGTGGATGCAGCCATGAATGCAAGGCCACACAAGGTGGATGGAAGAGTTGTGGAACCAAAGAGGGCCGTCTCAAGAGAA GATTCTCAAAGACCTGGTGCCCACTTAACTGTGAAAAAGATTTTTGTTGGTGGCATTAAAGAAGACACGGAGGAACATCACCTAAGAGATTATTTTGAACAGTAtgggaaaattgaagtgattgaaATCATGACTGACCGGGGCAGTGGCAAGAAGAGAGGCTTTGCTTTTGTAACCTTTGACGACCATGACTCCGTAGACAAGATTGTCA ttCAGAAGTACCATACTGTGAATGGCCACAACTGTGAAGTAAGGAAAGCTCTATCTAAGCAAGAGATGGCTAGTGCTTCATCCAGCCAAAGAG GTCGAAGTGGTTCTGGAAACTTCGGTGGTGGTCGTGGAGGTGGTTTTGGTGGGAATGACAATTTTGGTCGCGGAGGAAACTTTAGTGGTCGAG gtGGTTTTGGTGGCAGTCGTGGTGGTGGTGGATATGGTGGCAGTGGGGATGGCTACAATGGATTTGGTAATGATG GTGGTTATGGAGGAGGCGGCCCTGGTTACTCTGGAGGAAGCAGAGGCTATGGAAGTGGTGGACAGGGTTATGGAAACCAGGGCAGTGGCTATGGCGGGAGTGGCAGCTATGACAGCTATAACAACGGAGGAGGCGGAGGCGGCTTTGGCGGTGGTAGTG GAAGCAATTTTGGAGGTGGTGGAAGCTACAATGATTTTGGCAGTTACAACAATCAATCTTCAAATTTTGGACCCATGAAAGGAGGAAACTTCGGAGGCAGAAGTTCTGGCCCCTATGGTGGTGGTGGCCAATATTTTGCCAAACCACGAAACCAAG gtGGCTATGGCGGttccagcagcagcagtagctATGGCAGTGGCAGAAGATTTTAA
- the CBX5 gene encoding chromobox protein homolog 5, producing the protein MGKKTKRTADSSSSEDEEEYVVEKVLDRRVVKGQVEYLLKWKGFSEEHNTWEPEKNLDCPELISEFMKKYKKMKEGENNKPREKSESNKRKSSFANSADDIKSKKKREQSNDIARGFERGLEPEKIIGATDSCGDLMFLMKWKDTDEADLVLAKEANVKCPQIVIAFYEERLTWHAYPEDAENKEKETAKS; encoded by the exons ATGGGAAAGAAAACCAAGCGGACAGCTGACAGTTCTTCTtcagaggatgaggaggagtACGTCGTGGAGAAGGTGCTAGATAGGCGTGTGGTTAAGGGGCAAGTGGAGTATCTACTGAAGTGGAAAGGCTTTTCCGA GGAGCACAATACTTGGGAGCCTGAGAAAAATTTGGATTGCCCTGAGCTAATTTCCGAGTTTATGAAAAAGTATAAGAAGATGAAGGAGGGTGAAAATAACAAACCCAGGGAGAAGTCAGAAAGTAACAAGAGGAAATCCAGTTTCGCGAACAGTGCTGATGatatcaaatccaaaaaaaagagagag CAGAGCAATGATATCGCTCGGGGCTTTGAGAGAGGATTGGAACCAGAAAAGATCATTGGGGCGACAGATTCCTGTGGCGATTTAATGTTCCTAATGAAATG GAAAGACACAGATGAAGCCGACCTGGTTCTTGCGAAAGAAGCTAATGTTAAGTGTCCACAGATTGTGATAGCATTTTATGAAGAGAGACTGACGTGGCATGCATATCCTGAGGATgcggaaaacaaagagaaagaaacagcaaAGAGCTAA